In the Advenella kashmirensis WT001 genome, one interval contains:
- a CDS encoding anti-sigma factor codes for MPPSDTRPACNSLWRSLAFWRGLTVVGFTAAALAMVVLPGQFQPPQTRFMVVLVAPEDKSPGWVVQARSDKRVELIPLGMLQVPADKSLQFWTKADDWKAPVSLGIVQPGERVSVPLNNLPGMQKNQLFELTLEPRAGSPTGRPTGPIQFIGRAVQVY; via the coding sequence ATGCCTCCAAGCGACACCCGGCCTGCATGCAATTCGTTGTGGCGCTCGCTGGCATTCTGGCGAGGTCTGACAGTCGTGGGCTTTACGGCTGCGGCGTTGGCGATGGTGGTGTTGCCAGGTCAGTTTCAGCCGCCGCAGACCCGATTCATGGTGGTGCTGGTCGCACCTGAAGATAAATCGCCGGGCTGGGTCGTGCAGGCTCGTTCCGATAAGCGGGTGGAGCTGATTCCGCTGGGCATGCTGCAAGTGCCTGCCGACAAGTCCTTGCAGTTCTGGACCAAAGCCGATGACTGGAAGGCGCCGGTGTCGTTGGGAATTGTGCAGCCAGGAGAGCGGGTCAGCGTGCCACTCAATAACCTGCCTGGCATGCAGAAAAACCAACTATTCGAGCTTACGCTGGAGCCGCGCGCGGGGTCACCGACAGGGCGTCCAACCGGGCCGATCCAATTTATCGGGCGAGCGGTGCAGGTGTACTGA
- a CDS encoding DUF3455 domain-containing protein: protein MTLQSIVRLSQPVCLVLLLAGGSTMAYAAGSSFSQDSLPSSIKVPEGNKVAWETVGTGDITYECREKVNAAGQTEWVFAGPKAQLKDRAGKHVGNYYGPPATWEAMDGSKVTATQLAVAPAGDGNLPYQLVKANPAMGDGNMTGVTYIQRVALKGGVAPKTECNTARKGEKAKVAYQADYIFWKSQ from the coding sequence ATGACTTTGCAATCGATCGTCCGCCTGTCTCAACCAGTGTGCCTCGTGCTATTGCTGGCCGGAGGTAGCACAATGGCCTACGCCGCAGGCAGCAGCTTTTCGCAGGACAGCCTACCCAGTTCCATCAAAGTGCCTGAGGGTAACAAGGTCGCCTGGGAAACAGTAGGAACTGGTGACATCACCTATGAGTGCCGCGAGAAGGTCAACGCAGCGGGCCAGACTGAATGGGTGTTCGCCGGCCCCAAGGCGCAGCTTAAAGATCGCGCAGGCAAGCATGTCGGTAATTATTACGGCCCCCCAGCCACCTGGGAGGCGATGGACGGTTCCAAAGTAACCGCAACCCAATTGGCGGTGGCGCCAGCCGGCGACGGCAATCTGCCTTATCAATTGGTGAAGGCTAATCCGGCGATGGGAGATGGTAATATGACTGGCGTAACGTATATCCAGCGCGTCGCGCTCAAGGGCGGAGTAGCACCAAAAACGGAGTGCAATACTGCTCGCAAGGGTGAGAAGGCCAAGGTAGCCTACCAGGCCGACTATATCTTCTGGAAATCGCAATAA
- a CDS encoding TonB-dependent receptor plug domain-containing protein codes for MSKRSRVVSGLLVVAVGSLGTQAQTQPLEEGRQRTGQSAATQQDGYVTMLPSVVVTATASERASSDVPASITVVSGEDLRRRPVNDLADALKGTVGVSLEDVGQGRRGISIRGMSAEHTLMLVDGQRVSSSASAIAHSDMELGWVPAEAIERLEVVRGPMSSLYGSEALGGVVNVITRSATDRWIGSLSSYALATDHGLGGDQYKNGFYIAGPLVAGRLGLTAWGEFRQRHMLHDTANTALSALDRQRATTGHLGLSWTPDARQRIDLSVDAVNETQTGVYGGARGIPYRSENEIQRRRYALSHTGEWDWGSTRARLYRSTLDRQIWRSDGGQASGPNRFVDTVFDTQASFPLNSIHRLTIGGQFRRESLEDPNVNRVGKKAQNHYALFMQDEMALGER; via the coding sequence ATGAGTAAAAGAAGTAGAGTGGTGTCGGGCCTGCTTGTGGTGGCGGTCGGTAGTCTTGGAACGCAGGCTCAAACCCAGCCTTTGGAAGAAGGGCGACAAAGGACGGGGCAATCAGCCGCAACGCAACAGGATGGTTATGTGACAATGTTGCCAAGCGTCGTTGTCACGGCGACTGCCAGCGAACGCGCTTCCAGCGATGTGCCTGCCAGTATTACGGTTGTGTCGGGCGAAGACCTCCGTCGGCGTCCCGTGAATGATCTGGCAGATGCGCTTAAAGGTACGGTCGGGGTCAGCCTGGAAGACGTCGGCCAGGGGCGCAGAGGTATTTCCATTCGCGGCATGAGTGCGGAGCATACCCTGATGCTGGTCGATGGACAACGTGTCAGCTCGTCTGCCTCGGCGATCGCGCACTCTGATATGGAACTGGGCTGGGTGCCTGCCGAGGCCATCGAACGTCTGGAAGTTGTACGCGGGCCAATGTCTTCGCTGTACGGTTCGGAAGCCCTTGGCGGCGTTGTGAACGTCATTACCCGTTCAGCGACTGACCGGTGGATCGGCTCGTTGAGCAGCTATGCATTGGCCACCGATCATGGCCTGGGCGGCGACCAATATAAAAACGGATTCTATATTGCCGGCCCCCTTGTCGCAGGGCGCCTGGGTCTGACCGCCTGGGGCGAGTTCAGGCAGCGTCACATGTTACATGATACCGCTAATACGGCATTGAGCGCCCTGGACCGACAGCGGGCCACGACAGGCCACCTAGGATTAAGTTGGACACCGGACGCGCGCCAGCGTATCGACCTTTCTGTTGATGCGGTCAACGAGACCCAGACTGGTGTGTACGGTGGGGCGCGTGGCATTCCCTATCGTTCCGAGAATGAAATTCAGCGTCGCCGTTATGCTTTATCTCACACAGGGGAGTGGGACTGGGGGAGCACCCGGGCCAGGTTGTATCGCAGCACACTTGACCGGCAGATATGGCGTAGCGACGGCGGTCAGGCCAGTGGTCCCAACCGTTTTGTCGATACTGTCTTTGATACTCAAGCAAGTTTTCCGCTCAATTCCATTCATAGGCTGACCATAGGCGGTCAGTTCAGGCGGGAAAGCCTGGAAGATCCCAATGTGAATCGCGTCGGCAAAAAAGCGCAAAATCATTATGCGCTTTTCATGCAGGACGAGATGGCGCTTGGCGAGCGCTGA
- a CDS encoding TonB-dependent receptor domain-containing protein, with amino-acid sequence MGDQPRAYVLFHPVEGLTLKAGVGRGFKAPTLKQLSAEFESWAAMGGRGVIRGNPDLQPETNLSYEMGAAYESDTWSAGATFFHNKVRNLIDTVRQPTCFAPGRVCLAYENVARVRLQGVELTGGTDLSERWRLDANYTYLDARDQITGEPMPDRSRHRANATLAWKPLASMSTRMQLEYIGAQFRSDKQGKRPGYALLHWYMDYAVNRNLTVQVGVENLTDKRLANDDISLFSRADEGRRYFVGMRVQF; translated from the coding sequence GTGGGAGATCAGCCTCGTGCGTATGTGCTTTTTCATCCTGTAGAAGGCTTGACGCTGAAGGCCGGGGTTGGCCGCGGATTCAAGGCACCAACGCTCAAGCAATTGTCTGCCGAATTCGAATCCTGGGCAGCGATGGGCGGGCGGGGTGTTATCCGGGGTAATCCCGATTTGCAACCGGAAACCAATCTTTCCTATGAAATGGGTGCGGCCTATGAGTCGGATACATGGTCGGCCGGTGCGACCTTTTTTCACAACAAAGTACGCAACCTGATTGATACCGTCAGACAGCCCACCTGTTTTGCTCCCGGCCGCGTTTGTCTGGCGTACGAAAATGTTGCCAGGGTTCGCCTGCAGGGCGTCGAATTGACGGGAGGCACCGATCTTTCCGAGCGCTGGCGACTGGATGCCAACTATACCTACCTGGATGCTCGCGATCAGATCACAGGGGAACCGATGCCAGATCGCTCCCGACATCGCGCCAACGCGACATTGGCCTGGAAACCGCTGGCGTCTATGTCTACCCGAATGCAGCTCGAGTATATCGGCGCGCAATTTCGTTCAGACAAACAAGGCAAACGTCCCGGGTATGCACTATTGCACTGGTATATGGATTACGCCGTGAATCGCAACCTCACAGTTCAGGTTGGTGTAGAGAACCTGACGGATAAGCGTCTGGCCAACGATGATATCAGCCTTTTCAGCCGGGCGGACGAGGGGCGGCGCTACTTTGTCGGCATGCGGGTGCAGTTCTGA
- a CDS encoding sigma-70 family RNA polymerase sigma factor, giving the protein MVVPPVQQRIQPGNRVTVTPASDSFDYEAALAACAAGQRDALLQIYNHEGGRLLGVVLRIVRDKAMAEDIVHDTCIKIWTGASGFDPAKGTGRGWIYSVARHLALNAVRDTSRNIDLDDDAATALNDKASLEAWNDMTDSFAWETSQGRITYCLEQLEPVRRNCILHAYVDGFSHREIAERLNAPLGTIKAWIKRSLAALRECLT; this is encoded by the coding sequence ATGGTGGTTCCGCCCGTACAACAGCGTATTCAACCCGGGAATCGAGTGACTGTGACGCCTGCTTCTGACAGCTTTGATTACGAGGCGGCGCTGGCCGCCTGTGCCGCGGGTCAACGCGATGCCTTGCTACAAATTTATAACCACGAGGGTGGCCGCCTTCTGGGTGTGGTGTTACGGATTGTGCGCGACAAGGCCATGGCTGAAGATATAGTGCATGATACCTGCATCAAAATATGGACTGGTGCATCCGGCTTTGATCCTGCCAAAGGGACTGGCCGGGGCTGGATCTACAGTGTCGCTCGCCATCTGGCGCTCAATGCTGTGCGCGACACCAGTCGCAATATAGATCTGGATGACGATGCGGCCACAGCCCTGAATGACAAGGCCTCGCTGGAGGCCTGGAATGACATGACCGACAGTTTCGCCTGGGAAACCAGTCAGGGCCGCATTACCTACTGCCTGGAACAACTTGAGCCGGTAAGACGCAACTGTATCCTGCATGCATATGTGGATGGCTTTTCTCATCGGGAAATCGCCGAGCGCCTGAATGCGCCGCTGGGTACGATCAAGGCGTGGATCAAACGAAGCCTGGCTGCACTACGGGAGTGCTTGACATGA